From Mastacembelus armatus chromosome 9, fMasArm1.2, whole genome shotgun sequence:
TTCACTATGAATCTAATCGTCTGCAGGTACAACATGACAGCTTTCAAAAATTAAAACAGCCTTAagcattatttatatttagatgATAGTCAAACTGTGACTATGAACttacacaaaaactgaacaacAATACTAAGCTACTgcttaattttttattattcaatacaaaaacatcactATACCCACCAAATAATCAACCACCTACTCATTCACCCACACCTTTTCTACAACAGCTCAAAAACAGGTTTCGCACAGAAAACATGAGTATGCTGACAACACTCAATTTATACAACTAAAAATCAAAGAAGTCCATGAGAAAACATGACTTCACAAATGTAATTAGTCAACATGTTCAAATGTTCAATTAGTTCAACATTAAGAGAATGTTTATATTCTCTTAATGGCATCATCAATTTCGGAAATCTGGTCCTTCAGTTGGTTCCATTGTTCAGGATTCAAGGAGATACCTACAAGAAATTTAAAACAGTAGTAGTAATCTGACACTACAACCACAAActatgaaacacaaacatctttCCAGGTTTGGGTGTAGTTTTTcaagtatatactgtatgcaccTATGTATAATAAAGTAGTGATGTGATTACCTTTTTTCCCAGGCTTCATCTCCCCATCTTGGTTCATCCAGTATTCTCTGATGTCAATCAGGACTTTACCTTTGAAGTCTCTGACACTGACATATCTCATCTTTCCaatctgtaagaaaaaaaactgtcaagtGTTGCTCTTCACTATTTTCTGtaagggtgttttttttttttttttaaatccaaattGAGGATAAAGCCCTGTCTGGACACAATTATACAAGGTGTTATTTGCTGCACAAATTGTACTTCTATTGATTTTACTTGTATGTGACATTGTGTGGTCTCTCTGCTACTGTACACTTGAATTTCCCCTCTTGGGGATAAATGTGTCTAAGTCTTCATAATACTATCCAATGAGTAGTCTgtccaca
This genomic window contains:
- the LOC113139417 gene encoding activated RNA polymerase II transcriptional coactivator p15, producing MPKSKEVLSSTSGSDSDSEVETKAKRKKSSAQVKPAKKPKSGESSKPGGSSKGSSNSDDNMFQIGKMRYVSVRDFKGKVLIDIREYWMNQDGEMKPGKKGISLNPEQWNQLKDQISEIDDAIKRI